The following nucleotide sequence is from Gammaproteobacteria bacterium.
AGAATTTGCACGCCAACAAAAGGCTAAAGTTATCTTGCGTGGTTTACGAGCGGTGTCAGATTTTGAGTTTGAATTTCAATTGGCGAGCATGAATCGACAGTTAGATCACGAGCTCGAGTCGATGTTCTTAACGCCAGCAGAAGAGTATGCCTATATCTCATCAAGTTTGGTGCGCGAAATTGCCAGGTTGGGTGGTGATGTCTCTAAGTTTGTGTCGTCTGCGGTTGTAAAGGCTTTAAAAGCAAGAACCTCTTGTTAATTTGCCAGATTAACTTGCATGGTAATTCATAGGCCGTTGATGCGTTGCTTCTCCATTGTGTGGTTAGCAATATTGGTTTTGTTGCATGCGTGTAACACACAATCTGAATTACCACAGCCATTTAACTCTAGCCAAGAAAAATTTGCGGTTGCCAGCGCTCATCCTCTCGCGACTCAGGCAGGTATTGAGATCTTGCAACAAGGGGGCAATGCTTTTGATGCTGCGGTAGCGGTTACCGCCGTACTTGCAGTAGT
It contains:
- the coaD gene encoding pantetheine-phosphate adenylyltransferase — translated: MALIAVYPGTFDPITNGHTDLVRRACEIFDEVVVGVATTGGNKEPFFVVDERVALAEQALVKYPNAKVRGFDGLLVEFARQQKAKVILRGLRAVSDFEFEFQLASMNRQLDHELESMFLTPAEEYAYISSSLVREIARLGGDVSKFVSSAVVKALKARTSC